The sequence AAGATACTGTTTGAAGGTAGAGTTTCAGATGTTAAAGGAAAATGGACAGGGACTCTACTGTCCTAGCTTCATGGGGAAGCTGGcaccaccattggggtgccaggacagagaagagctcggACTGGGCTGAGCGTGATCTGCCCTTCCGTAGGCGttggagggccaagagaccagaggtggcagaacggagtgttcgggctggggtgtagggtttgagcataacctaaaggtagggaggggcagttcctcttgctgttccgtaggtaagcaccatggtcttgtagtggatgtgagctCCGACATGAAGCCAATGGAGGCTGTGGAgaagcggggtgacatgagagagcatgggaaggttgaaaaccaggcgggctgcagcgttctgtttaagttgcaggggtttgattgCACAAGCGGgtagcccagccaacagtgagttgcagttgTCCAGACGGGAGAGGACAAATGCCTGGTTTAGGACCTGCccagcttcctgtgtgaggtagggtcgtactctacggatgttgtggAGCTGCTCTCTACTACACACACTAAGTTGATTCTCTGCTATGATTGGTGTGGTGGATATAGGATGTAGTAGTGTAGGCTACATCTCATTACTATTACCCCACTGCAGTAGTTGGTAGTATTGGTCGTTTAAGTAAATACTGACCAATGAGGTTATAGCTGAATGTTGAGGATTTGATCATTTTCACCATTATAATGCTTTAATTTCACTAGGTCTCAAACTCAATGCCACTGGGCGGCCAATTTGGCTTTCTGTGGCCCTGGCATTGACTCTAATACTGAGTGAtgtgaaagggacagagagatggggcaaaagTACTTAGATCAAGTGCACAAGACACAGCAGCCAGCCCTATGATCTACTAATGTCCCATTCCCCTCCATGTCATCAATAGAGCACTTATACATGAATGTCACTCACTTCTTATGCATTCCAAACAGCCTTTAACTCAGTAAGTTTACTGCATAAATTGCCCTTCCCCATGATACATCTCTTGGCTGGATTAATTGAAAAAAAGGTTTTGGCTGATATAACAGAAATAAATCAGGATCTAATTTAACAGTAATATTGACCTCGTCCTTGTTTTTCTCCATCCCAGAATAGTGAGTGGTATGACCAGGTGGGTGTCAGATAGTGAGCGAAGCTAAcaggttgaatcaacgtggaaaactgactGGATTTGCAaaacccaacttttaacctaaatccaatgacatggtgacctTTTTctgttgaattcacattagttgacaactcaaccaaatgtaaataaaaactacatgttgaactgacgtctgtacccagtgggtttggtgTTGACAAGCCCTTTCAATGAAATGTACTGGCAACCTTAAAACTGCAATCCATAGTAGTGAAACTGCCATGTTCATTTgcaatattacaacaacaaagacgtTACTTCAAACAACGAACGCTGTTCAatcgtggtttcatcagaccagagaatcttgtttctcatggtctgagagtcctttaggtgaccttggggcaaactccaagcgggctgtcatgtgcatttttactgaggactggcttccgtctggccactctaccataaagtcctgattggtggagtgctgcggaaatggttgttcttctggaaggttctgtcagagtgatcatcgggtgCTGGTCACCTCGCTGacgaaggcccttctcctccgattgctcagtttgcacagcggtcttggtggttccaaacttcttccatttaagaatgatggagaccactctgttcttggggaccttcaatgctgcagaaatgttttggtacccttccctagatctgtgccttaacacaatcctgtctcggagctctacggacaattccttagacctcatggcttggtttttggtctgacatgcactgtcaactatgggaccttatatagacaggtatttgcctgtctatataaggtcccacagttggggtgttgtgtgcagtggtggaaaatgtactcaattgtcatatttgagtaaaagtaaagataccttagtagaaaattactcaagtaaaagtgaaagtcacccagtcaAGTACTACTCGAGTAAATGTCTCAAAATATTTGGTTTTAAGTATCAATAGTAAaactaaaagtataaatcattttaaCTTCCTTATATTAAagaaaccagacggcacaattttctttttctttttttaacgGATAGCCAGGAGCACTCCAACATGCAgaaataatttacaaacgaagcatttgtgttcagtgggtccgccagatcagaggcagtagggatgatcagggatgttctcttgataagtgtgtgaattggaccattttcctgtcaaaatgtaacgagtacttttgggtgtcagggaaaatgtatggacgaaaaagtacattattttcattaggaatgtagtgaagttaaAAGTTGCCatgaatataaatagtaaagtacatacCCCATACAGATACTTcactactttacaccactgattgtGTAtatattgatgagggggaaaaaataatttaatacattttagaataaggctgtaatgtaacaacatttggaaaaagtcacgTGGTCTGAATACtggtcgatattggccagcaactcatttttccacctgagattgcttctaccaaccttaggccagacatggtactctggtccccttcacgaaaggctgtgtacatcatagagcttacagtcccgtgggaaaactctgttgaagaggcctacgaacgtaagaaactgcgttacacagagttggcagcagacgcaactcagcgtggctggaatgcaaaagtctggccagttgaagtgggatgcagaggattcgtggcttcttccatcatcaggttgctgaaagaacttggaatccatggacaggctctgcggcagaccgtcagagcagtttctcaagcagctgaaagaggtagccagtggatctggatcaaacggaaggacccttgctgggctataacttcatgacccctcacccccacctgagaactcaattcagatccctccaacttgaggagggcatatgaggtatgcggtcagctgtatggctggctcagagaagaggacgcccctgccttgcacagtcctgtgggacatcttaattgggcatgggacacaagctaaggcttgatcaccctttagctggccacctttgatgagggtgtttagtgattaaaggccgaaacacccactgattcgaaggcacactactgaggatgtgtcccaaaaattgacatcttaccccagtctaagaaataaacctcccatgccactctgtcaacatcacggtaaatctcatgcgagtgcattccatctattggcacaatggacagtttttaacatctcgtcccgtgttttatgattctgattatctggaccagtccagtgactgctgtgaaaggacagctgacaacataggaaagtctgtgtgacagcttggagagacagctgaccggagggaatagaccccactggggctgtcatgggttagctacccatgttggcagtctccgacgctgtttcagtatgttggagacacccgctaagtgctactgaaagtcaacaaaggaacatacccctagagcctgcgagagctggggcgcaagatggctcaacgactgatcacacggttacggacccaggaacggaaacgactatgagtaggaacacagcacatgagacaaccataacagcagcaggacacacacttcaggtgtgcagctgtggttgggagagagtaacatcggcaagggggttaaggatccatcaagggaggaaaaggtgcttgttagagaagcagagacagggacctcgcattgaccagtacttcttacgaagcagccagtcaaatcagtcgaatgaagcacagcgacgggacgcaaaccaaagttcgcagagcatcagcacccctgtaactgaggaggataacacaagcacagaaatgccggtggatgaactcacccaaccacagagacctctaaaagaggaaaagatcaaagggcacagaccgagtgtgaagtggcccaaagccgttgaaaagagagagtgggaaacaatcaacaacgacctgacaaaaatcttggaacaacaggtaggaaaagcagagaaaaaccttgaaaggatgggagacattatctaccactacggagaagagcgctttggcgtaaacgaaaggagaagtggcaagacacctcccgcgccagccaaatctaggagacagcaggagatcgagatacttgtcagagagagaaggcagctgaggaagcagtggaagaaggcctctgatgcagagagagaaggtctcatgctactccaagcagacattaaatgtcggctggcaaccttgcgaagagcggaaaacttaaggaaacttcgtaggaagaaggaacactcaagaacacggttctataaaaacccctttaagtttgtcaaagatctcttcgcaaaggaaaagtgcggaatcctaaaaactacaaagcctggactggaagaacatctggaaaaggtccaccaggacatgaaaaggcatgagcagataatcatcccacatgacatcccacctattcaaccaccagaattcaatctggacactgaccctccaaaatggagggaagtagagaacgttgtccgaagagcaagagcggcctcggctcctgggcctaatggagtaccatacaagctctacaagaacgcccggatgttctacgctttctttggaggctcatgaggatagtgtggcagaaggaaataataccaaaggcatggcgaagggctggtggtgtgctaatcccgaaagagaaggatgcgacagacatcagtcaattccgaccaatctcccttctcaacgtcgaagggaagatctttttcagtataatagcacagaggctgtccacttatctggaaaggaacaagtacattgatacatctgtacagaaagcaggcattcctggtttctctggttgcctggaacatactagtatgatttggcaccagatccaaacagctaagaaggacaagagagacctctatgtcatcttcctcgacttggccaatgcctttggctcagttccccatgaactcctctgggaatccttcaacattttccacgtaccagaacccatcactacactggtaaaggcctatttccaagacctgcaattgtgtttcacaacacctgacttcacaacaacatggcagcgcttggaagtaggcataatggcaggctgtacaatttctcctctggccttcactatggccatggaagtcatcatcagggcatcgagatgggtggtcggtggtgagagaactaaggaagggctccgtctcccacctatccgagcatacatggatgacatgactacactgaccaccactgcagcatgcaccaggcggctacttgcaaaactgcaggataacatcaagtgggcacggatgaaaatcaagccaagcaaatctcgaagcatctccatagtcaagggacagcttaaagatgtgaggttctgcattggagatgacccgataccaacggtgtctgagcaacccatcaagagcctgggtagatggtacaacgaaagcctccgggataaagatcaagtgcagcaagtaaggcaggacatcgccgacggtcttgagaacatcaacaagaccctactgcctgggaggctcaagctctggtgcctacagtttggacttctccccggataatgtggccactcaccgtctatgaggtcccaataacaacagtggagaagatggagcgaaccattacctcatacgtgaagaaatggctgggtgtcccacgatgcctgagtaacatcggcctctatggcaaaggggtccttgaactacctcttacaagtctaacggaggagtacaagtgctctaaagtaagacttcagatgacattgaaggactccaaagaccagaccattagcaaggctgcacctccctacaaactggacggaaatggacatcatccaatgctgtgcagcaagcaacatcagccctgagacaccaagacattgtggggaatatccagcatggaagaggaggctttggcctggcagcaagcaaaccaacgttccataaggcaacaacatctgaacgcaggaagctggtggtcgaggaggtgcgcagacaggaggagactgcaagaagtgcaaaggctgtctcttgctaaacaagggcaatggacgcggtgggaaggcctggagaggagaaagatcaactggagtgagctttggcaaatggaggcaagcaacatcagcttcatcataagagctgtttatgatgtgcttccatcaccaaaaaatctacatcaatggtatggcgaggactcgacctgccccctctgcccagctccagcgactctcaggcatataatgacaggttgcaagaccagcctctcacaaggccgctacacctggaggcacaatcaggtcctcaagagcctggctgcagcacttgagaccaagaggagtgcaaccaattcattacctccaaaaacaagcaatcccgtcaaaacaacaacattcatccgggagggacagaaaaggcccaagtatcctcctacaaagccagaaactggacacctagctatggcccgggactggaagatgcttgtcgatattggccagcaactcatttttccacctgagattgcttctaccaaccttaggccagacatggtactctggtccccttcacgaaaggctgtgtacatcatagagctcacagtcccgtgggaaaactctgttgaagaggcctacgaacgtaagaaactgcgttacacagagttggcagcagacgcaactcagcgtggctggaatgcaaaagtctggccagttgaagtgggatgcagaggattcgtggcttcttccatcatcaggttgctgaaagaacttggaatccatggacaggctctgcggcagaccgtcagagcagtttctcaagcagctgaaagaggtagccagtggatctggatcaaacggaaggacccttgctgggctataacttcatgacccctcacccccacctgagaactcaattcagatccctccaacttgaggagggcatatgaggtatgcggtcagctgtatggctggctcagagaagaggacgcccctgccttgcacagtcctgtgggacatcttaattgggcatgggacacaagctaaggcttgatcaccctttagctggccacctttgatgagggtgtttagtgattaaaggccgaaacacccactgattcgaaggcacactactgaggatgtgtcccaaaaattgacatcttaccccagtctaagaaataaacctcccatgccactctgtcaacatcacggcaaatctcatgcgagtgcattccatctattggcacaatggacagtttttaacatctcgtcccgtgttttatgattcagaatacactgtatatctcactaggtcaggatattttagcctccatatatccactagttcCCATCTATGTGCCTGCCCACCCACACGCACGTTTGGGGAGCTATTTTATTCCATTCTGtactgtgtattgtgtgtattaggttcaTGCCTCACGGTACCTCCTTGCATTACATCAACAGCATTATATTGTTGTGTACACACTCAGAGGGCATTGGAGGCCAAGAGTGTTGCTTAGTTAGGACACCTAGTCAGTCTTTACAGGGAGGCGTAGGGGCAGGAAACTGGCTATACAGGATGAAGGGCTCCCTCATTCCCCCAATGAATCCCTAGAGCTAGCCTGTGTCTGGGGCTGCATCccgttccctacatagtgcagtactATGAGTCATTGCCTGTGAGTCATTGCGAGTGTCTGTCTTATTGTAACGTATACGCTGGGAGTCTAATAATAAATGGACCATCGAACAACATAATAAACACAAGTCGCGTATAGACATGAAACACATACACAATACTGACTGGGGAAGGAACCTAAGAGtgccagatataggggaggtaataagtgaggtaatggagtccaggtgtgcctcatgatgacgtgcaggtgtgtgtaatgattgatggcaggtgtgcgtaatgatggaacccaggaccggtggttacaGTTGACGTCGAACGCCAGAGGGTGGaggagcgggagtagacgtgacacttatgagcagcagcagtagctctAATCTAATGTCACTGCCAGACCAGGAGTGGGTGACTCACTGCCAGAAAAAATGAAACATAACCTTTGATGAAAATGACGAGTTGAGCTGGAGATATACTGTAGCTTGAGATTCCTCCTCGTTGTCCTTAGTGTTTACTAACCCTCCGCACTGTGTGTAGTCACCAGTAGGCATACTTACATTCACATTACTGTATGGAACACTCAcaaaattcaattcaattcaattcaatagaTCTTTATTGCCCGAGAAGGGAAATTTAACACACTGCTATaagaaaaggaggagggagggagagtgggagttTGATCTTCTAGAGACTATTGTAGAGAATCTGCATGAATCCGTATCTATATCATACCAGAtaatctgtgtttgtgtgtgagtgcatgcgtgTACATGTGCTTCTCAAGAGAGATTAGATGACTCTCAACCACACAGCCTACCACACaagtaatgaataacttcacaaAATATTGACTATTCACCAGACTGACAACGAACATCATGCAACATGTTTTGATGCTACCAAACTTAAAAGGTGTTTTGCCTCCTTTAAGATTTTATGAGCTACTCAATAAAACATGATGATCAGCGGGTTGCCAGATGCATATTAATAAGTGTGTTTATTGCAGATGAGGAAGACCAGTGTGCGAGCGAGCGTGGGTGCATGTATGGGCGTGTGCAgagttgcgtgtgtgtgtatgtctgcggAGTGTATTGCTGGAGCATGTGTTAGTATGTACAACGGATGTAAACTTTGTTGCCATTTTGTTGGTCAGCGGAGCCGGAGCGCATGTATTTTCCAGGCTTTTCCCGACCGACCGAGGGCCGGGTTGCCAGGTAGTGTTGTGATATTGGGGGTTAGACACTGATTGAGTGTGTGATTGAGGCCAGACTACAGCATGACAAACAGTGTTGCACACTATCACACTCCTGAAGTACAATGCTCAGGAACAACTGCTACTGTTAGTCTATAGCAGCAACATAGTAGCTATGGTTTACTAACAGCCCCCACAATGGACAACATAATATAGTAATCCATTCTACTCTGTGTGAATGTAACCATAGATAGCCTATATGCGACTGAGAGACATGTATATATGTATTAGTATGTTTGTGCATGTTGGAGGATGGAATACAGTAATAATGTGTTGAGGAGAccgggggggggagggggcaacGTACCACCAACAGAGATCAACAATGGGCCAAAATATGAGGCAAATATTCCTGGGGTGGGTCAGACTATTTCTGTGAGACTATGGTCTCCCTGCCTTACGACCATCTCTCTGAGACCACCATTCATAAATCAAACTATCCTGTCTGTGTTATCCCCCAGTCATGGGTCACTCTGGAGTGTCTGTATTAGGCTCCTCTATGCATCAGAGATGTGACAGGCTTGGTAAATggaaagcagagaggagaggacactctCATACAGTACCTCGCAAGCCAGAGCagctgtgtcctaaatggcaccctattccccatgtgcACCACTTTTGAATAGGATGTCATTTAGGACACGCACATATCGAGAGAAATATGATTTATGAGTTGAAGGCTGTGTTTAAATGCCTATTGGATCCCTTAATGGACTGGGGGAAATGAGTGTATAGAAATGTGTGATCTTGAATACTGGTATATGACTGAGTTAAGATGGGTAATCAGTACAGTGTTTGAGATTGTGGACGTGTGCTGGTGCTGTTTCTTGTGGAATTTCACCCTCTTTATTACCCTTCTTTGTCCTTATACTCTCTTTTCTTTATCAttcttatttgatttatttctatCTTTTCTTTTCTCCATCTGTACATGTACTCTACATGGccgaaagtatgtggacaccctttcaagttagtggatttggctatttcaaccacacccgttgctgacaggtgtataaaatcgagcacacagccgtgcaatctccatagacaaactttggcaatagaatggcccgtactgaagagctcagtgactttcaacgtggtaccATCATAGGATTTTCCAAAAAGTCAGGTcgtcaaatgtattttttacctttatttaacttcacttaacaaattcttattttcaacgacggcctaggaacagtgggttaactgcctgttcaggggcagaacgacagatttgtaccttgtcagctcagggattggaacttgcaacctttcggttactagtccaacgctctaaccactaggcaaccctgtATGCCCTGCTAGTgttgccccagtcaactgtaatgCTGTTATTGTTAAGTTGAaacatctgtcctcggttgcaacactcactactgaattCCAAACGGTCTCTGGacgcaacgtcagcacaagaactgttcttcgGGAGtttcattaaatgggtttccatggccgagcagccgcacacaagcctaagatcaccagtGCGCagtgccaagcgtcagctggagtggtgtaaagctcgccgccaatggactttggagcagtggaaactcgttctctggagtgatgaatcacgcttctcTATCTAGCAGTccaatggacaaatctgggtttgggggATGTCagcagaacgctacctgccccattgcatagtgccaactgtaaagtttggtgcaggaggaataatggtctggggctgtttttcatggttctggctcggccccttagttccagcgaagggaaatcttaactctacagcatacattctagacgattctgtgcggcagcgtagcctagtggttagagcgttggactagtaaccggaaggttgcgagttcaaaacccccgagctgacaaggtacaaatctgtcgttctgaccctgaacaggcagttaacccactgttcccaggccgtcattgaaaataagaatgtgttcttaactgacttgcctggttaaataaaggtttaaaaaaagaaTTAAAcaattccaactttgtggcaacattttggggaaggctctttcctgtttcagcatgacaatgaccccatgcacaaagtgaggtccatacagaaatgggttgtcgagaacttgactggcctgcccagagccctgacctcaaccccatcaaacacttttgtgatgaattggaacgccaactgcgagccaggtctaatctcccaacatcagtgcctaaccttactaatgctcttgtggctcaatggaagcaagtcctcacagcaatgttccaacatctagtggaaagccttccaaatcaaatcttattggtcacatacacatgtgtgCATGTTTAATACAGACTTTAAAAAATAAGTGAAAATACACATATTATTCAAtggattattatttattttttaagcgGAGTTGCAAAAGCATAGATTTCAGTGGCAAAAAGCATCAACTTTGCAGCTGTTCAAATAAAACCCAGCCCTGAAATGAAACCTAGGCTAAAAATAATTTGTACATCATATCAAAGGAAAAGACAAATAAAACACTGATCCAAGTGGGCACTTCTGACTTGTCACTTCAAGCCCAAATACTGTATATCATACTTTGACTAAAACGATGACTTATTGACTTAAATTGTTGTGCAACATCATGGGTAAGCTCTGGCCATCGTCTTTCTGCTCGATTTAATCCAGCCCACGGTTGTAAGGTTCCTCCAGGACTCATAAACAGCATATTGCCGCTTCTGGAGATCAGTGTTTGTGCCTCAATATTCCAAGCAGGGAACCTCAGGAGAAAGGGTAGAgcgacctgcacacacacacacacacactcagatatgCATAcctacacacaagcacacacacacattctatatagtaattatctctctctgtaggtgttcTAGCGATCCTATCTGTGCCAGTGGGAGTGGTGTCCTCTACCCAGGAGCTGTACCCCAGCCGGACCCCCAAGGACCCTGTCTCCATGTCAGCGCCCCACAGCAGCCCCCCTAACCCGCTCCTGCCTCTCCCAGACTGGCAGCAGGAGGACTCCAGCAGCGGGGACCCTTGGTCCCCCCAGGGAGGGGCGCTGCCCACAGGCATCATCAAGCCCACCACAGCCCCCAGGTCCTGGGGCTGGCATCTAACCCACCACACCAGCCTGGCACACACTGTGACACCACCCAGTAAAGACAGCCTCATTCTTGCTGCAGCTACTTTCAGTCCTAACACTGTGAACTCTGTGAGAGTAAACCAAGACCCTGGCCCTAGCTCTGTCAGTCCCAGTCCAGTCAAACAGGCCCATTCCCCCAGCTCTGGTGCTCTCAACCCAGGCCACAGCTCCAATTCTCTCAGTGCAGACCAGGGCCTCTTGCCCAACTCAGTCAATCAAGCCCATAGCCCAGATACTGTTAATGTTAACCAGGGCAACAGCCCTCTTAGCCCTCCCAGCTCTGCTGGCCCACAGAGTGAGGTAGCTGCAGTGGAGGGGTCTCCAGACTCTGGGTCTGTCCTGGCTCCTTCTTTGCCCAGCCCGCTCACAGATAGAGAGCATACTCTGGGCCTGGAGCTTGGTGGTCCACCggcccccacacacacccaggaGCCTATGGGGGGGAATGTCAAGGAGCCCACAGACACCAGTCAGCAGGACTTCACCACTGAGCTGCAGccttcctctcactcctcctcttcctcaaagGATGCTGCTCTAGATCAGACCCTTTGGGAGCATGTTGAAGCCACTCCCGAGCTTTCCCGACCCCACGCCATCACCCTACGGGAGGTGCACCCCCTGGTCAATGAGGACCCCACCCTGGAGCTCAAAACAGATGGCAATGTCACTTTTCATAGCGGCAGTGTGGAGGGCATCCCTGGCAAGGACCCTTCCTCCCAGTGGAACAGCTCATCTGCTACGGAGCCCCCCTCCATGGCCAGTGGGAACTTTCTGAACCGACTGGTTCCCGCCACCACTGCAGACCCCTGG is a genomic window of Oncorhynchus gorbuscha isolate QuinsamMale2020 ecotype Even-year linkage group LG12, OgorEven_v1.0, whole genome shotgun sequence containing:
- the LOC123991052 gene encoding transmembrane protein 108-like isoform X2 translates to MKRSLQVLRRQLLSVLAILSVPVGVVSSTQELYPSRTPKDPVSMSAPHSSPPNPLLPLPDWQQEDSSSGDPWSPQGGALPTGIIKPTTAPRSWGWHLTHHTSLAHTVTPPSKDSLILAAATFSPNTVNSVRVNQDPGPSSVSPSPVKQAHSPSSGALNPGHSSNSLSADQGLLPNSVNQAHSPDTVNVNQGNSPLSPPSSAGPQSEVAAVEGSPDSGSVLAPSLPSPLTDREHTLGLELGGPPAPTHTQEPMGGNVKEPTDTSQQDFTTELQPSSHSSSSSKDAALDQTLWEHVEATPELSRPHAITLREVHPLVNEDPTLELKTDGNVTFHSGSVEGIPGKDPSSQWNSSSATEPPSMASGNFLNRLVPATTADPWGPGNGSSPALDSPLSSATICLSKMDIVWIVLAISVPVSSCSVLLTVCCMRRKKKSSNQENNLSYWNNAITMDYFNRHAVELPREITSLDNAEETCLPPNGDYRNSGVVLVNPFCQETLFINREKSCDI
- the LOC123991052 gene encoding transmembrane protein 108-like isoform X1, whose translation is MKRSLQVLRRQLLSVLAILSVPVGVVSSTQELYPSRTPKDPVSMSAPHSSPPNPLLPLPDWQQEDSSSGDPWSPQGGALPTGIIKPTTAPRSWGWHLTHHTSLAHTVTPPSKDSLILAAATFSPNTVNSVRVNQDPGPSSVSPSPVKQAHSPSSGALNPGHSSNSLSADQGLLPNSVNQAHSPDTVNVNQGNSPLSPPSSAGPQSEVAAVEGSPDSGSVLAPSLPSPLTDREHTLGLELGGPPAPTHTQEPMGGNVKEPTDTSQQDFTTELQPSSHSSSSSKDAALDQTLWEHVEATPELSRPHAITLREVHPLVNEDPTLELKTDGNVTFHSGSVEGIPGKDPSSQWNSSSATEPPSMASGNFLNRLVPATTADPWGPGNGSSPALDSPLSSATICLSKMDIVWIVLAISVPVSSCSVLLTVCCMRRKKKSSNQENNLSYWNNAITMDYFNRHAVELPREITSLDNAEEWMPRRRVYPLTGTTETAGWCWLTLSARRPCSSTERSPATSREEGRWSCGHVLKPPIQDCQK